A segment of the Sanyastnella coralliicola genome:
CCATACGGCCACGGTGTACTTGGCAGTAACGCCCACGGCCCATGCGTCTCGAAAACCATAACTCGTGCCCGTCTTCCAGCTAATCGAACGGCTGCCATCCATCATCTCCCATCCCAATTCCGAGACTGGACGTTTTACGTTTTTCAGTGCTTCAAGACATGCATGGGATGACCCTGGGGAGAATCTGCGCGCAAATTCTTCATTCAATGCCTTCTCAGGATCAACATAAATAGAAGCGCACTTCGCAGGTGGACGACCAGAGGTTTCGACATAGCTCAACACGTGTTCACCCATCATGCGGTAGGCATTGGCCAATTCCCATAAGGTGACTTCACCACCACCTAGTATTAATGACAGCCCATAGTGATCTGCTGATCGATTCAAATGCTCGAAACCAAGCTGATTGAGTTGCTGTTTAAAAGGCGCCACTCCATAGCGTTGAAGTTCGATTACTGCGGGTACATTTAGTGATCTTGCCAAGGCTTCGTGCGCAGGAACCATTCCGTTAAACTTTTTATCGAAGTTGTTAGGGTTGAATCCCCTGAGATTGAGCGGAGTATCTTCGATGAGTTCTTCAGGTGAAAGTAGACCTTTATCGAGCATAGCCATGTATAAAAATGGCTTCAGGGCACTGCCAGGTGAACGAGGAGCAGTGACAATATTTACGTGTCGATTTCTATCAGATTTCGAGGCATTTCCGATGTATGCGACCACCTCTCCGGTTTCTGTTTCAACAACAATTGCTGCAGCATTGTGTACCAAATTTGAGCTAAGATGAGTATGGTGTCGATCGACGATATTTTGCGTTGATGACTGTACATTTTGATCGAGCGTAGAGGGGAAACGTTGTTGACCTTTCTCTTGTTCCAGTTCATTGAGAAGATGCATTGCTTGTTGAGGCAATGGTTTAGGTGCAAGGGGTAGTTCTTCTTCTAAACTGAGTTCCAAAGTGAGGGCATCGAAGTGTCCTTCTTCGAAGAGCGTTTGAAGAAGTCGATTGCGCTTTTCTTTTAATGAATCTCGATTTTTACCAGGGTGAATTAAAGAAGGTGCGTTTGGAAGAACTGCTAACGTGGCTGATTCAGCCCAGGTTAATTGATGAGGTGAACAGCCGAAGTACCTCCAGGAGGCTGCTTCTAGTCCAACAACGTTTCCACCCATCGGTGCGTTGGCTGAATAGAGGGCGAGTACCTCCTCTTTCGAGTATGAAAACTCTAATCGCAGGGCACGGAAGATCTCAGTAAATTTTTCGAAATAGGTTCTTCCAGGATTGTCTCGACTCATGCGAATCACTTGCATCGTGATCGTACTACCGCCGCGAACCACTTTTCCCTCTGTGAGATTCTCCCACAGTGCTCTGGCCAGTGATGGAGGATATACACCGGGGTGTTTGTAGAAGTGGCGATCTTCAAATGCGACAATAGCCGCGGCAAAGCGCTCTGGGACTGAATCTCCTTTTACAAAGCGCCATTGACCGTCTTCAGCAACCCTCGCTGCGAGGAGCTTATCGTTTCGGTCGTAAAGGCTTGGCGAGTTAGGTTTATCAAACAAGGGGTTTGGCAAACATCCGATGAACCACACCACAAAGGCCAGCGTAATCACCTGGCGTGTGCGTTTGAGGTATTTGCGGAGAGGCCTTTTCACAAACTAAAAATAGAATAAGACCAGCGTCTTCGGCCTGGATTCAAGCACGAGATCTTATTTAAGCGTTATTCGTCGCATCTTGACAAGGATTGGTAGCATCGCTGGATTCGGGCAAAATCCTACAAGGGTAGACCAAGTACAAGTGCTACCTTTGGAGCAAATGTATGCCCGATGAAAAGTATCATTTCCTCAATCCTCGTATGTATGACTGTGGTGGCCTTTGGACAACAACCGCCAAGTTTCTTCCATACTTACCTCGATGAAGCTCCAACTGTTGACTTCGCTCCATTCCACTTTGATCAGCTGATGCAAGAAGCAAACCGCTATGAAGAAGAGGAAGGGCGCACTATGCAAGGCCAGCTTCGCTATGATGATTTTGATTTCTTTTCGTTGGCTGATCACACTGAACTCAACGACGGGACTTCCATCTGGCGATTGAATTTCCATAGTGATGCGGCGCAAGCGATCTGTGTTTACTTTGATCAATTCCACCTACCGGTGGGAAGTAAACTATACATCTACGATGCTGATAAGCAATACTTTGAAGGTCCAATTGGTCACGAAGAAAACAACGACCACGGTAGATTTATGACCAACGATATTTGGGGTGAAAACATCGTGGTAGAATACGTTCAAACAGCGGAAGTGATCGGAACACCTTCGTTAAACGTAATGGCCATCGGATACATCTTCAGATACGCTTACCCGCCAGCAGAATTGAACGGACAACGCGGAGGCTCGCAGCCTTGTGAAGTCGATGTGAATTGTCCTGAGATCGACGGTTGGGAAGAACAGCGTGATGCAGTTGTTCGTCTTCGTATTACAGATAGCGGACAACAATTCCTGTGTTCAGGAGCGATGGTCAACAATACAACCCTTGATTGTAAGCAATACTTATTGAGCGCTTTGCACTGTGCTGACGGTGTTTCAGATGATGATTTTGCATTCCTTCAGGTGCGATTCAACTATGAGCGTCCATCTGACGACCCATGTGGTACAGGGGGCTTTTCAAGCTCAAGAAACCGAACCGGTGTATTCCATGTGGCGGATAGCAATGACAATGGTGCTGGAGGCTTCGAAGGATCAGATTTCTTGTTGTTGGAAGTAGAAGACGATATCCCAGATGCATGGAACCCGTACTTCGCAGGTTGGGATGCTTCAGGATCTGGATCTGGTAGCGGGGTAGGCATTCACCACCCAGCTGGAGACATCAAGAAAGTATCAACTTACACGTCAAACCTTCAAAGCGTTTGGCTAGGAGCTCCAGGTAGCCACTGGCAAGTGGTTTGGACACAAACAGAAACTGACCACGGTGTGACAGAAGGTGGTTCCTCAGGATCACCAATCTTCAATAACGATGGTTTGATCGTTGGAACACTCAGCGCCGGACTTTCGGCATGCACCAATGGTGGGGCAGGAGCCGGAACTGGTCCAAACGAGCCTGATTACTACGGTAAGATGAGCTACCACTGGGATTTCAATCCGAATTCAGACGATCAGAAACTCCACCTTTTCCTCGAGCCCTTTGGTGTGGGGATTAAGGAGTGTCCTGGAACTTACCGTCCGTGTGCAAACGCATTCGTGAATGTGACAGAAGCGACTTCTGATCAGTACCTCAACATTTCTCCGAATCCTACCACAGGAGAAATCTTCGTTCGCGTAAGCGAATTGATGGTAAAGCAAATCCAAGTATTCGACATGAACGGACGTGTGGTATTCACGCAACAGGCGCAAGGTCCAGTAAACCAACTGGATCTCTCCGACCTTCCAGCTGGAAGCTACGTGCTCGTTGTAGACACCCAAGCCGGAGATTCATTCAACCAACGCGTAGTGAAGTTGTAGGAACGCGGAGCGCGGATTGCGGAATGCAGAACGCGGAATGCAGAACGCGGTCCACAGTCCATGGTCCACGGTCTACGAAAAGACGTGCAACCTTTTGACTCCTACCCTCGACTGTTAAATAGTACCTGCGCACGTGCGCGTATAAAATGGTGTAACTTTGCCCCGAGCAATGACTGACCGAGCTAACTGGCTGAAATACTCTCTATCACTGTGCCTGGTTCTATTCGCACAGATCGCCTTTACCCAATGTGAGGTAGATGCCGGCGATGATATTACTATTTGTCAAGGAGAAACAGTAACCCTAGGAGGTTCCCCTACCATCGTTGAAGGTGGAGGAGGAGTAGGTGTGCAATGGTCCAATGGCCTTGGAAACGGGGAGAACCCAACAGTCACTCCTAACTCTACGACAACATACACCGTGAACATGACCGGTGGAGGTTGTGGTGGCGAAAGCGACCAGATCACCGTTACTGTACTACCATCACCAGAAGCAGATTTCAACTTCTCTCCGAACGGAGAATGTGGTGGGACAACAGTGAATTTCACTAGCACTTCTTCAGGAAATGGGTTGAGCTATGATTGGAACTTCGGCAATCCGGGAGCGCCATCGAATTCTTCAACTCAGCAGAACCCTTCTCATGAGTTTGTGGCACCTGGTAATGGCAACACGACCTTCACGGTAACGCTCACAGTGACCGATTCCAACGGATGTGTGGATTCATTTTCACAAACAGTGGATGTGCAAGAGTCACCAGATCCGACGATTACTGACGCCGACATCTTCACGCCATTCGTAATGTGTGGTGCTCAGGGGCAGGTAACTTTCGATTTGACGATTAACAACGGATCGACAACCACAGGTACCAATACCAATTACTTCATTGATTGGGGCGATGCGAGTGCTCCTTACGATGATCCGTCATTCACCTCGCTGACGCATACCTACACATCAGAAGGTTTCTACAACTTGACGGTGACCGTAACCGGTGACAATGGTTGTGAGAATACAGCGAACTACGAAGTCTTCGCAGGGTCGAACCCTTCAATTGGATTGGCGAACCCTGGGGCAACGATCAACTTATGTGCTCCGAATACGCTGGTCTTCCCATTAACGAACTACGAGAACAACTCTCCAGGTACGGAATACACGATTACCTTCTCTGATGGTTCGCCTCCAGAGACGTTTGTGCACCCGCCACCCGCCAGCGTAGAGCATACTTTCAATATCTCGTCTTGTGATTTCACGAGTTTGGGAGGTTTCGCGAATTCCTTTTATGTGCAGATTATCGCAGAAAACCCCTGTGGATTCTCAGCGGCAACGATTGAGCCTATTCAGACTTCTAGCGCACCAACCGCTGCGATGGATGTGTTCCCTGGAACTGAAGGATGTGCAGGTTCGCCATTCACCTTCACGAACGTTTCTACCAACTCGAATTTCAACAACAACGGGAACTGTACAAACTTAATGACCGCGAACTGGTCTATTGAGCCAGCTTCAGGTTGGACGGTAACCGGAGGTAGCTTGACGGATCCGGATAGTTTCTCGGCTGTTTTTGATCCGGGAACCTACACCATCACCATGGTAGGAGCGAACCCTTGTGGAGACGACGAGGTAAGCATTGATATTTGTGTCACTACTCCTCCGGAAGCGCTGTTCGCCATAGATCCTGTTTCGGGATGTGCGCCTTTGGAGGTACCTACAACGAATCTGAGTTCTTCGCTGAACAACTGTGATAACGAATCATACCTCTGGGAAATTACACCGAATACGGGCTGGTTTGTATCAAGTGGTTCAACTACCGCCATTGACCCAGAGTTCACTTTCACTCAAGAAGGGACCTACACCATTGAACTCAATGTGACGAACCTCTGTGGAACCGACATTTATACCCAACAAGTGACGGTAGTGGAACCACCAGCGGTGGATCTTTCACCTATACCTAGTGCATGTCAGGGAACGAACGTGACACCAATAGTATCCTACGATAATGGGGGAGGGACCATTTCTTCCTACGACTGGGATTTCACTGGCGGAACTCCGGATTCCTTTAATGGGGCCAACCCTCCGAATGTCTCTTATCCCAATACGGGTAACTACACTGTGACCATCACCATTGAGAATGAGTGTGGTGTAGGGTCAGATAGCGAGTCGTTTTTGGTTGAAACCGCACCAACGGTTACACTTTCTGCAGTTGACGATGAACTTTGTAACGGGCAAGCAACAACATTAACTGCCAACGGCGCAGTTACCTATGATTGGACTCCAGCACCTGGTTTGAATGTGATCAATGGTAACCAAGCAACGGTGAACCCTTCGAGCACAACCACCTATGAGGTTACTGGGTACAGTGCCGCAGGATGTATTGGAACGGCTTCCATTACTATCGATGTCAATCCACTGCCGGTTGTTGTCCCTGATGGAACATTTGAAATCTGTGCAGGAGACTGTGTAGACTTGGCAGTGAGTGTTTCTGGGGGACAAGCTCCGTATACCACTTACAACTGGACTCCTGCAGGAACGCTTGATGATCCTTCAAGTCCAACTCCGGAAGCATGTCCACCGTTTTCTGAGACTTACACTGTGAGTGTTACTGATGCGAATGGCTGCGTCGGACAAACGAATGTGCCTGTAACGGTCAATCCATTGCCTGCTGTGAATGCAGGAACAGACGTCACCTTATGTGATCAACCAGTTGCTGAGCAATTAACCGGCTTTTCTCCTCTTGGAGGTACATGGACTGGTCCGAACGTAACAGCGGGTGGTGAATTCACCCCATCAGGCACTGGGCTAGTCACGCTGACATACACATTCACTGATGCGAATGGTTGTACCAATTCAGATGACCTTGAAGTAGACGTTATCGCTCCAACAACGGCAGATGCAGGTCCGGATTTAGAGATTTGTCAACTCTCTCCAGCAGAGCAGTTGGTACCTGTGACTCCAGGAGGAACTTGGTCAGGAACAGATGTAAGTGTTGATGGCTTGTTTACACCAAACACGGTGGGCACATTCACTTTAACTTATGAACTTGGTGGAGGTTCTTGTCTTTCAACAGATCAAATTGAAGTGGAAGTATTTGAGCTTCCTGTTGTTGATGCCGGGATGGATGACAACATCTGTGAAGGGGATAGCATTCAATTAGGAGCCGCAGTTTCAGGAGGCGAATTGCCGTATGCGACTGAAGAATGGTTGGCGTCGCCATTCATCTCTGATGTCACTGATCCGAATACCTATGCTTCACCAACGACTACCACGGTGTTCACATTCACGGTGACTGACGATAATGGTTGTGTAGATTCAGATGACGTAACGATAAACGTCCTTTCTAGTCCTGTAGTTGAAGCTGGGCCAAACATCATCTTATGTAACCAGCCAATTGGGGAGCAACTCACAGGGTTCTCACCTATCGCTGGAGCAGGAGAGACTGGAGAATGGAGTGGACCAGACATCGATGTAGATGGTTTATTCACTCCGTCGCAGCCTGGAACATTCACCGTATACTATACATTCACCAACATCGCTGGTTGTACCAACATTGATTCATGTGATGTGACAGTGATTGATCCGACCTTGGCTAACGCTGGTCCTGATTTGGGCTTGTGTTTGAATGGTGCTGATGAAGTACTCGCAAATGGCGGTACATGGACAGGTGACAACGTTACTCCAGAAGGAGTTTTCAGCCCTACAGAAACAGGAACATTCGATCTTACCTATACCATTGGTGTCGGAACATGTGAGACTTCTGATGATCTCCAAATCACGGTATTCGAACTGCCAACAGTAGACGCTGGGTTAGAAGAGTTCATTTGTGAAGAAGACAGTACTCAACTTTCCGCGCTAGCGAGCTCACCTAACGGAGCCATCACAGACTACACATGGACTGGAGTAGGCTTAAGTGATGCAGCTATTGCAGATCCATGGGCATCACCTGTATCAACGACCACATTCACTGTTGAAGTAACTGACGTCGAAGGATGTCAGGCTTCTGATGATGTCACTGTCAATGTGAACGGCCTGCCTGTAGTTGACGCAGGACCAGACCTGACACTTTGTGATCAACCTATTGCAGAGACACTCACCGGTTTCTCTCCACTACCAGATATGACTTCGACAGGAGAATGGACTGGAACAGGTATCACCAACGCCGATGGCGAATTCACGAGTCCTGGAGTAGGGAACTACACACTTTACTACACTTTCACGGACATTGCTGGATGTGTTAATCTCGATAGTATTCAAGTGGAGGTTGTTCCACCGGTGATTGCAGAGGCTGGTCCGGTGCAAGAGATGTGCTTGAACAACGGTCAATACGAACTTCTGGGATACACTCCGACTGACAATGTGACTTGGAGTGGTGATGGAGTGGTTGATGCTGCTGAAGGTATCTTCGATCCGTTGGTTTCAGGTGATGGAACGTTTACGCTTTACTTGGAATTTGGAAGCGGAACGTGTTATACGATTGACTCCACAGAGGTAACGGTATTGCCTTTGCCTCAGATTATCGCGACTGACACTTCTCTGTGTGATAATGTTGGGATTTCGCCACTTCCTGAATTCTCGCCTATCGGCGGAACTTGGGAAGGAGTAGGGGTGTTTGATCCGGTAAACGGAACCTATGATCCGGCTGTTCCTACAGACATTGACAATGATATTTTCTACTGGTATACAGATCCAAACACGGGGTGTGCTGATACAGTGAATGTAGTGGTTGGAATTCTTCCTTCACCTCTGGCAGATTTCACTGTAGCACCTTTAGGATGTACTAATGGCCCAGTAGATGTGACGAATAACTCTGATGTAGCTGCCACCTACGATTGGGATTGGGGCAACGGAGATACATCCACAGGGTTTGACCCTGAATACACCTACCCAGATGAAGGAATCTTCGATATTGAGCTTATCGTAGCTCATGACTGGGGATGTTCAGATACACTGGTAATTTCGAATGAGATCATTGATCCGCCAACAGCGGCATTGACGATTACACCGGATGAAGGGTGTGCTCCGTTGGAAGTGGCCTTCGAGAATAACGCCATTGGACAATACCTCGATTTTGAATGGGATCTCTCAGTAACGACAACAACTGATACTGTTCCTGCCAATGTGATTTACCAGCAAGGTGATGACGTTCTTGAATACGAAGTGTCGCTAACGGCAAACAATTTCTGTGGGACTGACATCGCTGTAGACACCGTCACGGTATTCCCACAGCCGGTTGCTGGGTTTGGAACTGATTACGACGAGTTCTGTACGCCTTGGGATGCACAGATCAATAACACCAGCGTAGGTAACCCTGATATCTATGAGTGGGACTTTGGTGACGGTACTGGTAGCGCTCTCGAGGAACCTGGTTCTCACGTGTTCTACACAGATTCGCTGCCAACAGATTACACCATCACATTGATCACCACGAATGAATGTGGTGTGGATACTTTCGCTTATACCATCACGGTGTTGCCGAATACAGTGACAGCGTTCTTCAATACAGATACGACGCAAGGTTGTGAGCCACTTACAGTAGAGTTTACCGACTTCTCGGAAGGGGGTACGGTGATTGCCTATGACTTTGGTGATGACAACCTCTCAAACGATCCGAACCCGGTGCACACCTTCACTGAAGCTGGAGAGTACACGATCTACCAGTATGTGAACAACGGTTGTAGTTTCGACACAACGACAGCGCAAGTGGTGGTATTTGATTCACCTGAACTCGATTTCACCACCGATGTTCCGAACGTATGTGAGAATCAACCAGTTCAATTCATCAACCTATCAGAAGACGTCAATAACGTGATCTGGGACCTAGGTGATGGAACCGAAACGGACCTCACCAACCCAACACACCTTTATCAAGATGGAGGAACCTTTGACGTGACCATCACGGCAACGTCCATGTTCAACGAATGTGAAGCGACGTTGACGCAGCCATTCACCGTATTTGCAGCTCCTGAGACCGAGTTTAGTGTAGCTGATCAGGTAGGATGTAGTCCGTTTGTCGTGAACTTCAACAACGACACGCAGAACGGTAACTTCTATCAATGGGACTTCGGTGATAATGAGACGGGCAATGGTCCGGATGTGACTCATACTTTCTTCAACGATACAGCGGAACCGGCTTTGTATACGGTGACATTGATCTCAGAAAACCTGCAGTTGTGTGCGGATACATTCCAGATGGATATCATCGTATCGCCAACCCCGATCACCGACTTTAGTTTGTCTGAGACAGAGAGTTGTACATTCCCAATTACACTTCAGACATTCAATAACACCCAGTTTGCTGATGGATATGAGTGGGACTTCGCTCCATTTGGAAACTCAGACTTGGCAGAACCGGAGATCACCTTCGATCAAATCGGAACCTGGGACGTTACACTCACAGCGAGTAATGCGTACGGTTGCGAGACTAGCGAAACGGAACCATTCATCGTGCACCCAGCTCCAACAGCTTCTTATACCGCCAATCCAACCTGGGGTTGTATTGACCTTCCGGTGAGTTTCACCAATGAGTCTGACGGAACGATCATCGATTACCAATGGACATTCGGTGACGGAGGGGTGAGTACATTGCCAAACCCTACGCACACGTACAGTGACGATGGATATTTCGATGTCCAATTGATCGTTACTACCGATCAAGGCTGTGTCGATACCATGTTTGTTGACAACCAAGTACAGGCGTACCCATTGCCGATTGCTGACTTTACTTTTAGTCCGGAAGAAACGACGATCTACTCTCCAGAAATCGACTTTGTTGACCAGTCATTTGACCCATTCTCATGGTTCTGGGATTTTGGTGACGGTTATTTATCAAGTGAGCAGAATCCGTCACACATTTACGAGCTTCCGGGAGTTTATCTCATTGAGCTCACGGTACAAAACATCTATGGTTGTGAAGACCGCGCCGTAGGCCAGGTGACTATCGACGACCAATTCAATATCTACGTTCCTAATGCCTTCACTCCTGATGGTGACAACGTGAACGACGTCTTCCGTCCAGAGATTGTTGGAGAAGGGATGGTAGATTTCTATGAGCTCCTCATCTTTGACCGATGGGGCATGGTAGTCTTCGAAACCAATGATATGGATGCTGTCTGGCTAGGAGACTTCCGTGATGGAGGTGAATACTACGTTCAAACAGACACTTACATCTGGCAGGTCAAATACCGCCTCAAAGGCGCTGAGGAAAGCGAGATTGTGACAGGGCATGTGAATTTGATTCGGTAGAGTGGGTAAGAATATCTTCCCCAATTCCTCGTTCTCTTCTCGTACCTTCACCTTACAACCATGAATAATATCCTTTCTTTGGCTATGCCACTACCCACACGACGTACCGATATTTACGGATTTATAGGCTCTGCAGGACTAGCGCTCGCCTCTATCGTTCTCGTCATTCTCGGTTTTGTGGCTAAGGAGTTTATTGCTGGAATTCTGGGATTTTTAGGAGCCTGGGCTTATGTATCAGCTGGGGTTTACTATTCCAATGTATGGGATCGTTCTAGCTTGGTGATGGTCGCTGACGAATCCACTTTGGATGCGCAGGAATTGGGGCAAAAGCAATTTCGATTGAGCAGAACCTATGGCTGGTGGATGGCCTTAATTGGGTTGTTACCATCGTTGCTATTCGGAGGAGTAGGATACATGTGCCTGAGCGATTTACAAGACTACGAAGGCATCATGCAAGTCTTTATAATGATCATCGGGACTGGGTTAATCATTTCTATGGTGGCCTTCATTATCGGGATGATTCGTGTATCGAAATACGTCAACTAGACGAACACTTTCATTCCTTGAAAAACTATGTCGGACTACTAGGCTCCTTTTTCGCCATTCTTTATGCCTTGTCGTTATTTCTTGAATTGGGGAGTATTTCAGCGTGTTTAGTTAACTGCCTTCATCTGGGTTGGGTAATCCTAGTCTATCTGCACTACAAAGCACCAGCGGTAATTCACGAATCAACTTTGCTTGATGAGGATGAATTGAATCTAGATTTAGTACGTACTTGGCATCAAACGAGTTTGGCTCGAATTTTTGTTTCGATCATCACGTTTGTATACATGATCATCGCCTTGATTGGCATTTTGTTTATCACAGAGATTGGAACGGGTGAACTAGGCTATTCTCAGTTCTTAGTTATTCCAGCCGGAGTGTTATTGACTATTGCGATGGCCCAACGAATACGTGGGATGAGGTCTGAAGAGTAGGAGGGTTGGCTACTTTACAAAGGCCAAGTTGGTCAGCTCAACAATCGTCTTGAAGTTCCCAAAGGCTACCGTTACTTTGGAACCATTGATCTCGAGAACAGTCCCTCGTTTCTTACCTCCTTTGATCAAGCGAACAGTTGAACCCACCTTAATATTCTCCTGATGCGGTTTCGGCTTTTTCGGGTTCTTCTTTTCCTCTGCCTTCCGCTTCAACTCTGCCGCACGATGCGCTTCTTCAATACGGGACTTTTCTACGGTCAGGTACTTTGTCACATCTTCTAGGAGCGCGCGATTGTCCGGCTTCTTCTTGCCTTTGATATTGGCAGTCTTAAAGCGATCAACGAATTGGTTTAGCTTACGACCACGGTTAAGAAGATCATTGTTTTTGTCGATGATCTCTTGTTGGGCAGCGAGTCGCTCTTCGTATTTACGGAGCTTGTCCTCAAAGCGCTGCTTAGCTTTCTTCGCGTCCGTTTCCGCCTTGAGCGTGCGCATGGTTAGCTTGTTATATTCAGACTTCTCGGTTTGAAGGTCAGCGATCAGCTTATCCATCTTCACCTTTCGGTCATCTAAGCGACTTTTAGCGTCTTCAATGAGCTCTTTGTCGATGCCATTGATCTCTGCCACCTCAAAGGTGAACGAGCTTCCTGGTTGGCCTATATCCAACTTAAAGATTGGATTCAAGGTTTCTTTGTCGAACAGCATCGAGCCGTTCATAGCGTTCTTCAACTGCGCCGCCTTCAACTTAATGTTGGCGTAGTGGGTGGTAATCACACCGAAGCACTTGCGTTGATACAGCGACTCAAAGAATACTTCAGCCAAGGCACCTCCCAATTCTGGATCAGATCCTGTACCAAATTCATCAAGAAGAAGGAGGGTGCGACGGTTCGTTACGTTCAAGAAGTGCTTCATGCGGTTCAAGCGGTAGCTGTAGGTGCTCAATTGGTTTTCAATGCTTTGATTGTCACCAATGTCTGTAAGAACCGAATGGAAGATGCTCATTTTGCTGTTCGGGTCAGCCGGAATCAACAGTCCACTCTGAAGCATCAGCTGAAGCAAGCCACACATTTTCAACGTGATACTCTTTCCTCCTGCATTGGGTCCAGAGATGACGAGCATCCTCGAGAATCGGTCAAGGCGCAAAGATTGAGGGTGTGTTTCAATGCCTGCTTCTTTGTTCGAGAGTAAGAGAACTGGGTGGTATGCTTTGATCAACTCAATCTCTTGTTCATCTGATACGCCCGGAAGATGGGCATCCATATCCAGCGCTAACTTAGTGCGGGCGTTGATGAAATCAAGCTCAATCAAGAGTTCATTGTATGCTTCAATCAAAGGCAGGAAACGACGAACGTTGCGCGTTAGCTCCATCAAGATCTTGCGAATCTCACGTCGCTCATCATCCAACAACATCTCGAACTCGTGGTTGAGCGGCACATTCGAAGAGGGTTCGATGTAGGTCACATTACCTGTCTTCGAAGTACCCATGGCCGCACCAGGAATCTTTCTCTTGTGCGTACTCTGAACAGCAAGTACCCGTCGGTCGCTGATAAACCCTTCTCGTGTGTCAGAAAGGAATCCTTTGTCTGTGAGGTCTTTAAGGACCTTGTTGAAGTTACGATTGATCTTTCTACGGACCGAAGTCATCTCTTGGCGAATCTTCTGGAGTCCAGAGGAGGCGTCGTCGCGAATCTTACCACGATTATCAAAGACTTGATCAATCGGTTCAATGATATCCTTGGTGTAGTAGACACTATCATATAGTGCCCACAATCGAGGGAATTCTTCTTCTTTGGTATCGAAGAAGTAGATCATGCGATTGACTAGGTCTGATGCATCTCGAATGAAAGTAAAGGCTGTCTCTTCCAAAACGCTATCGCGGATCTTCAGCATCTTGATTTCGCGATGCATCTCTGTATAGTCGATGCCTGGGAAACTATGTCCTTCCGTTCTTAGAATCTGGAACTCGCGCGTTTCTTCCAACGCTTTGATGATGCTCTTTTTGTCTTTGAGCGGGGTGAGTTCTGCCGCACGAAGTTGGGCAGTTTC
Coding sequences within it:
- a CDS encoding endonuclease MutS2, with protein sequence MDHFDEQVVKDLEFDLIRIMLHDHCINETAQLRAAELTPLKDKKSIIKALEETREFQILRTEGHSFPGIDYTEMHREIKMLKIRDSVLEETAFTFIRDASDLVNRMIYFFDTKEEEFPRLWALYDSVYYTKDIIEPIDQVFDNRGKIRDDASSGLQKIRQEMTSVRRKINRNFNKVLKDLTDKGFLSDTREGFISDRRVLAVQSTHKRKIPGAAMGTSKTGNVTYIEPSSNVPLNHEFEMLLDDERREIRKILMELTRNVRRFLPLIEAYNELLIELDFINARTKLALDMDAHLPGVSDEQEIELIKAYHPVLLLSNKEAGIETHPQSLRLDRFSRMLVISGPNAGGKSITLKMCGLLQLMLQSGLLIPADPNSKMSIFHSVLTDIGDNQSIENQLSTYSYRLNRMKHFLNVTNRRTLLLLDEFGTGSDPELGGALAEVFFESLYQRKCFGVITTHYANIKLKAAQLKNAMNGSMLFDKETLNPIFKLDIGQPGSSFTFEVAEINGIDKELIEDAKSRLDDRKVKMDKLIADLQTEKSEYNKLTMRTLKAETDAKKAKQRFEDKLRKYEERLAAQQEIIDKNNDLLNRGRKLNQFVDRFKTANIKGKKKPDNRALLEDVTKYLTVEKSRIEEAHRAAELKRKAEEKKNPKKPKPHQENIKVGSTVRLIKGGKKRGTVLEINGSKVTVAFGNFKTIVELTNLAFVK